A window from Malania oleifera isolate guangnan ecotype guangnan chromosome 7, ASM2987363v1, whole genome shotgun sequence encodes these proteins:
- the LOC131159202 gene encoding transcription factor TGA1 isoform X1, translating to MNSPSTQFVTSRRVGIYEPFHQINTWGDFKDHGCPTTSACAVLDVDTNLDNQSEDNSLGMLGPSSSYNQEAAKTSDKVQRRLAQNREAARKSRLRKKAYVQQLETSRLKLIQLEQELERARQQGVYLGGGVDGSHLGFSGTVNSGIAAFEMEYAHWVEEQNRQIRELRTALHTHISDIELRILVDGGMSHYFELFRMKKTAAKADVFYLMSGMWKTSAERFFSWLGGFRPSEILKVLVPQLEPLTEQQLLDVCSLKESCQQAEDALSQGMDKLQLTLAETVAGGLLGEGSYIPQMVNAMEKMGDLVSFVSQADHLRQETLQQMFRILTIRQAARGLLALGEYFQRLRALSSLWASRPCEPA from the exons ATGAACTCTCCATCAACGCAGTTTGTCACTTCCAGAAGGGTGGGGATATACGAGCCATTCCACCAGATTAATACATGGGGTGACTTCAAAGATCATGGCTGCCCAACTACATCTGCATGTGCTGTTTTAGATGTAGACACAAACCTAGACAACCAG TCGGAGGATAATTCACTTGGGATGCTGGGACCTTCTAGCAGCTACAATCAGGAAGCAGCTAAAACTTCTGACAAG GTACAAAGACGTCTAGCACAAAACCGTGAGGCAGCACGTAAAAGCCGCTTGCGTAAAAAG GCCTATGTTCAGCAGCTAGAAACAAGTCGTTTGAAGCTAATTCAGTTGGAGCAAGAACTTGAACGAGCTAGGCAACAG GGTGTGTATTTAGGTGGAGGAGTAGATGGTAGTCATCTTGGGTTCTCTGGAACTGTAAACTCAG GGATTGCTGCATTTGAGATGGAGTATGCACACTGGGTGGAAGAACAAAACAGACAAATTCGAGAACTGAGGACTGCTTTGCATACCCATATAAGTGATATAGAGCTTCGCATACTTGTAGATGGTGGAATGAGTCATTATTTTGAACTTTTTCGCATGAAAAAAACTGCTGCAAAAGCTGATGTTTTCTACCTGATGTCTGGCATGTGGAAAACATCAGCAGAAAGATTTTTCTCATGGCTTGGAGGGTTTCGCCCCTCAGAGATTTTGAAG GTTCTTGTGCCTCAACTAGAACCCTTGACAGAACAACAGCTTTTAGATGTTTGTAGCCTTAAAGAATCATGCCAGCAAGCAGAAGATGCTCTTTCGCAAGGGATGGACAAACTCCAGTTAACTCTGGCGGAGACTGTAGCAGGTGGTCTATTAGGTGAAGGAAGTTACATACCACAGATGGTCAATGCCATGGAGAAAATGGGCGATCTGGTGAGCTTTGTGAGCCAG GCAGACCATCTTCGCCAGGAAACCCTGCAGCAGATGTTTCGCATCCTTACAATCCGCCAAGCAGCTCGAGGACTGCTTGCTTTAGGGGAGTACTTCCAACGCCTTCGGGCTTTAAGTTCACTGTGGGCTTCTCGCCCTTGCGAACCTGCTTAA
- the LOC131159202 gene encoding transcription factor TGA1 isoform X2, with product MNSPSTQFVTSRRVGIYEPFHQINTWGDFKDHGCPTTSACAVLDVDTNLDNQSEDNSLGMLGPSSSYNQEAAKTSDKVQRRLAQNREAARKSRLRKKAYVQQLETSRLKLIQLEQELERARQQGVYLGGGVDGSHLGFSGTVNSGIAAFEMEYAHWVEEQNRQIRELRTALHTHISDIELRILVDGGMSHYFELFRMKKTAAKADVFYLMSGMWKTSAERFFSWLGGFRPSEILKVLVPQLEPLTEQQLLDVCSLKESCQQAEDALSQGMDKLQLTLAETVAGGLLGEGSYIPQMVNAMEKMGDLADHLRQETLQQMFRILTIRQAARGLLALGEYFQRLRALSSLWASRPCEPA from the exons ATGAACTCTCCATCAACGCAGTTTGTCACTTCCAGAAGGGTGGGGATATACGAGCCATTCCACCAGATTAATACATGGGGTGACTTCAAAGATCATGGCTGCCCAACTACATCTGCATGTGCTGTTTTAGATGTAGACACAAACCTAGACAACCAG TCGGAGGATAATTCACTTGGGATGCTGGGACCTTCTAGCAGCTACAATCAGGAAGCAGCTAAAACTTCTGACAAG GTACAAAGACGTCTAGCACAAAACCGTGAGGCAGCACGTAAAAGCCGCTTGCGTAAAAAG GCCTATGTTCAGCAGCTAGAAACAAGTCGTTTGAAGCTAATTCAGTTGGAGCAAGAACTTGAACGAGCTAGGCAACAG GGTGTGTATTTAGGTGGAGGAGTAGATGGTAGTCATCTTGGGTTCTCTGGAACTGTAAACTCAG GGATTGCTGCATTTGAGATGGAGTATGCACACTGGGTGGAAGAACAAAACAGACAAATTCGAGAACTGAGGACTGCTTTGCATACCCATATAAGTGATATAGAGCTTCGCATACTTGTAGATGGTGGAATGAGTCATTATTTTGAACTTTTTCGCATGAAAAAAACTGCTGCAAAAGCTGATGTTTTCTACCTGATGTCTGGCATGTGGAAAACATCAGCAGAAAGATTTTTCTCATGGCTTGGAGGGTTTCGCCCCTCAGAGATTTTGAAG GTTCTTGTGCCTCAACTAGAACCCTTGACAGAACAACAGCTTTTAGATGTTTGTAGCCTTAAAGAATCATGCCAGCAAGCAGAAGATGCTCTTTCGCAAGGGATGGACAAACTCCAGTTAACTCTGGCGGAGACTGTAGCAGGTGGTCTATTAGGTGAAGGAAGTTACATACCACAGATGGTCAATGCCATGGAGAAAATGGGCGATCTG GCAGACCATCTTCGCCAGGAAACCCTGCAGCAGATGTTTCGCATCCTTACAATCCGCCAAGCAGCTCGAGGACTGCTTGCTTTAGGGGAGTACTTCCAACGCCTTCGGGCTTTAAGTTCACTGTGGGCTTCTCGCCCTTGCGAACCTGCTTAA
- the LOC131159205 gene encoding alanine--glyoxylate aminotransferase 2 homolog 1, mitochondrial, translated as MAFRRSLVKRSLDVAAAKRWHTASARGFSSISRDPPELPPFDYSPKPYKGPLADDVLRKRKTFLGPSLFHYYQKPINIVEGKMQYLFDDSGRRYLDAFAGIVTVSCGHCHPEVLDAIFEQSKLLQHATTIYLHHAIADFAEALASKMPGNLKVVYFVNSGSEANDLAMLMARVYTGALGMISLRNAYHGGSSNTMGLTALNTWKYSIPQGEIHHVVNPDPYRGLFGSDASCYAKDIQDHIDYGTSGKVAGFIAETIQGVGGAVELAPGYLKLVYDIVRKAGGVCIADEVQTGFGRTGNHYWGFESQDVIPDIVTMAKGIGNGLPLGAVVTTPEIANVLAQKFQFNTFGGNPVCSAGGHAVLRVLDKEKRQEHCAGVGSHLIGRLRVLQQRHDIIGDVRGRGLMVGIELVTDRKEKTPAKAETAVLFEKLRELGILIGKGGLHGNVFRIKPPMCFTQDDADFLVDALDYAISKL; from the exons ATGGCGTTTCGGAGAAGTCTCGTCAAGAGAAGCCTCGACGTGGCCGCAGCGAAGCGTTGGCACACTGCTTCGGCGCGCGGCTTCTCGTCCATTTCTCGCGATCCGCCGGAGCTGCCTCCGTTCGATTATTCGCCCAAGCCCTACAAAGGCCCGCTTGCCGACGACGTGCTTCGGAAGCGCAAGACGTTTCTGGGGCCCTCGCTCTTCCACTACTACCAGAAGCCT ATCAATATTGTTGAAGGAAAGATGCAATATTTGTTTGATGATAGCGGCAGGCGTTATCTGGATGCATTTGCTGGAATAGTTACCGTGTCTTGTGGTCATTGCCATCCTGAAGTCTTGGATGCTATTTTCGAACAAAGCAAGCTTCTCCAGCATGCTACAACAATATACCTTCACCATGCAATAGCTGATTTTGCAGAGGCACTAGCATCAAAAATGCCCGGAAACCTAAAG GTCGTGTATTTTGTAAATTCTGGGTCAGAGGCAAATGATTTAGCAATGCTGATGGCCCGAGTGTACACTGGTGCCCTTGGTATGATTTCCTTAAGAAATGCATATCATGGTGGAAGTTCTAACACAATGGGACTGACAGCTTTAAACACGTGGAAGTACTCAATACCACAG GGTGAAATTCATCATGTTGTAAATCCTGATCCATATCGTGGACTATTTGGCTCTGATGCTAGTTGCTATGCGAAAGACATACAAGATCATATTGACTATGGTACTTCAGGAAAAGTTGCTGGTTTCATTGCTGAAACCATTCAG GGAGTTGGAGGAGCAGTCGAATTAGCCCCTGGATACTTGAAATTGGTTTATGACATTGTACGCAAGGCTGGTGGTGTCTGCATTGCTGATGAGGTGCAAACTGGATTTGGTCGCACAGGAAATCATTACTGGGGTTTTGAATCACAGGATGTCATTCCTGATATAGTTACAATGGCTAAG GGTATTGGCAATGGTTTACCATTAGGAGCAGTGGTCACAACACCAGAAATAGCAAATGTACTGGCTCAGAAATTTCAATTCAACACATTCGGTGGAAACCCTGTATGTTCAGCTGGTGGACATGCTGTGCTCAGGGTTCTTGATAAGGAGAAGCGACAAGAGCATTGTGCTGGTGTTGGTTCCCACTTGATTGGGCGTTTGAGAGTTCTTCAACAAAGACATGATA TTATCGGAGATGTGAGAGGCAGGGGGCTAATGGTGGGGATAGAACTTGTAACTGACCGGAAAGAGAAGACACCTGCCAAGGCAGAAACTGCAGTTTTGTTTGAGAAACTTAGAG AGCTCGGTATTCTCATTGGGAAAGGAGGACTACATGGAAATGTTTTCAGAATTAAGCCACCCATGTGTTTCACCCAAGATGATGCAG ATTTCCTTGTGGATGCTTTGGACTATGCCATATCGAAGTTGTGA